The following are encoded in a window of Rhodothermaceae bacterium genomic DNA:
- a CDS encoding IS5 family transposase, with product MSGHFKPHTVQMSFGQHYIDAAAARRSFYVELNKVMNWETMRHQLVEDYPVGKRVRGQKAYGPLLLFKMLLVGQWHKLSDRELELYVWDTLSARHFCGLAIEDTVPDHSTISRFRTRLVSVGAWDRLLETVNDQLRARGMAVTVGAIVDTSLTESPYSPKGGGRMAVAEDRTERDPEEVRDEVVYHATKQQTHPNADHDGRWVRKRNKIIYGYKKHVATDEAGMILAVHTTPANEHDSRGLVPLIQKVDTPHRQEVLADKGYKSKANDEFLVACGSRSRIMHKGYRNRPMTAVQAAQNREISRKRWVVERTFGSLKRWFDSGSTQLKGLQKVHAEHVMEAIAHNLKRFPRIAMSPG from the coding sequence ATGTCCGGTCATTTCAAGCCCCATACCGTCCAGATGAGTTTTGGTCAACATTATATAGATGCAGCGGCCGCGAGGCGGTCGTTTTATGTGGAATTAAACAAGGTGATGAACTGGGAGACGATGCGTCATCAGCTGGTGGAGGATTACCCTGTGGGGAAGCGTGTCCGTGGCCAGAAGGCATACGGTCCGCTGTTGTTGTTCAAGATGCTCTTGGTCGGCCAATGGCACAAGTTATCGGATCGGGAGCTGGAGTTATACGTGTGGGACACGTTGTCTGCGCGGCATTTTTGTGGGTTAGCGATCGAGGATACGGTACCGGACCACAGCACGATCAGTCGTTTTCGCACGCGATTGGTTTCGGTGGGAGCCTGGGATCGTTTACTGGAGACGGTCAACGATCAATTGCGTGCACGTGGGATGGCGGTCACGGTGGGGGCGATAGTGGATACGAGTCTGACCGAGAGCCCGTATTCTCCGAAGGGAGGTGGTCGCATGGCCGTGGCGGAGGATCGGACCGAGCGCGACCCGGAGGAGGTTCGAGATGAGGTGGTTTATCATGCGACCAAGCAACAGACCCATCCGAATGCAGATCATGACGGTCGGTGGGTGAGAAAGCGCAACAAGATCATCTACGGGTATAAGAAGCATGTAGCAACGGACGAGGCGGGCATGATTCTGGCCGTGCATACGACCCCGGCCAATGAGCATGACAGTAGGGGCTTGGTGCCCTTGATCCAGAAGGTTGATACGCCACACCGCCAGGAAGTCTTGGCGGACAAGGGGTACAAAAGCAAGGCGAATGATGAATTTTTGGTGGCCTGTGGGAGTCGATCTCGGATCATGCACAAGGGCTATCGGAATCGTCCGATGACGGCTGTTCAAGCGGCGCAGAACCGCGAGATCAGCCGCAAGCGCTGGGTCGTGGAACGGACCTTTGGGAGCCTGAAGCGATGGTTTGACTCAGGGAGTACGCAACTGAAAGGACTGCAGAAGGTGCATGCAGAGCATGTGATGGAGGCGATCGCACACAATTTGAAACGATTCCCGAGGATCGCTATGTCCCCCGGTTAA
- a CDS encoding TonB-dependent receptor, which translates to MMNKLYTPVLILLLSTSLASAQSVISGRVSNEDGEALSGANILIESLEIGTSTDFEGNYSLQVPSTHLGQILILTARFVGYRNQTREITVEGDTMTVDFVLRTDLLQLDDLVVMSRNREELLQDVPLAISAFSGRDLESRQIETTDRLGQIIPNLIYNHSGALAGTKSAAQIYIRGVGQRDYLPVTDPGVALYVDGIYMPRTVGAILDLVDLERVEVLRGPQGTLFGRNAVGGAISVHSRRPDAEAQKSIRAQFGDDRMINLTASANGALKDGLFGGIVLALRNREGYVKRVHDGLDMGNDNLLAARSTIMWHPSETLEIFATGDYSRRRENGAPTVNGGVNDKQAFATMGNVALPGCTAIRINPNFPESGPPTFPPPGNGANGAEGCYGPDSFAGEYVSEGTFPVFSDIDAWGASAQISWSIGKQITLLSLTGYRGLDMVISRDADNTPANILQNENVVKSSQLSQEIRLSGVGLNNRMHWQTGLYLADEVGFSRTSLVLPTGSFDSNWDLGYTSIAGFAQATTNLIAGLSLTAGARYTRDYKSVLPDVFALGDASQGRRSIHAPTWPLLKGIYRPITGAMNPGDRMLPNRKFTRDFDALTAMANLAYKFSDNMMAYVSFTEGFKSGGFDARVPTPPPGFEANSPDAMPTDYEPETLDSYEVGIKSNTSDGRLKLNLTLFRAEYEDVQVIIRQSINPITVNGGSADLQGIELEGAWAPVGGWTLVANLGFLDAEYDELSTDVLESNTPVLPGSRLPKTPRATHSLEIGRTLDIRNLTVVPKINWTYMASQYHDAVNTPQLFQEGYHLLNASISFATADGKWEVVSAFRNLTDERYLLTGTSAWGTAAAYIEHVYGRPFEWSISAKRLW; encoded by the coding sequence ATGATGAATAAACTATACACGCCTGTACTGATATTGCTTCTGTCAACAAGCCTCGCCTCAGCACAGTCGGTTATTTCCGGTCGCGTTTCTAACGAGGATGGGGAAGCATTGAGTGGTGCCAACATTTTGATTGAATCGCTTGAGATTGGTACATCTACAGATTTCGAGGGAAACTACAGTCTTCAGGTTCCATCAACTCACTTGGGACAGATACTGATACTGACAGCTCGATTTGTTGGCTACAGGAATCAAACCCGCGAAATCACCGTGGAGGGGGATACAATGACTGTGGACTTTGTACTGAGAACCGATCTTCTTCAACTTGATGATCTGGTGGTCATGTCCCGAAATAGGGAAGAATTACTCCAGGATGTTCCGTTGGCGATTTCAGCTTTCTCAGGTAGGGATTTAGAGTCTCGGCAGATCGAGACGACCGATCGCCTTGGTCAGATCATCCCCAACCTTATCTACAATCATTCTGGTGCTCTCGCAGGGACAAAATCCGCGGCACAAATCTACATCCGGGGCGTAGGGCAGCGTGACTATCTGCCAGTGACAGATCCTGGCGTCGCGCTTTATGTGGATGGAATATACATGCCGCGTACCGTGGGCGCAATACTGGACCTTGTTGATTTGGAGCGTGTCGAGGTATTGCGCGGGCCGCAGGGAACTCTTTTCGGGCGCAATGCTGTGGGCGGTGCCATATCCGTACACTCCAGAAGGCCCGATGCGGAAGCCCAAAAAAGCATCCGAGCGCAGTTTGGTGATGATCGCATGATCAATCTGACCGCGTCGGCAAACGGTGCACTGAAAGATGGACTATTTGGAGGTATCGTCCTAGCCCTCAGAAACCGGGAAGGATACGTGAAACGTGTCCACGATGGACTGGATATGGGAAACGACAACTTACTTGCAGCCCGTAGCACAATCATGTGGCATCCATCAGAAACCTTGGAGATCTTTGCTACCGGCGACTATTCTCGCAGACGAGAGAATGGAGCCCCAACCGTGAATGGTGGCGTGAATGATAAGCAAGCATTTGCGACAATGGGCAATGTCGCTTTGCCCGGCTGCACCGCGATCAGGATCAATCCCAACTTCCCCGAGAGCGGACCGCCAACATTCCCTCCACCAGGAAATGGTGCAAACGGAGCTGAAGGCTGCTATGGGCCCGACAGCTTTGCCGGAGAATATGTCTCGGAAGGCACTTTCCCTGTTTTTTCCGACATTGACGCTTGGGGGGCCAGTGCTCAAATCTCTTGGTCAATTGGCAAGCAAATTACGTTACTGTCTCTTACCGGCTACAGGGGGTTAGACATGGTAATTTCCCGTGATGCCGATAATACGCCAGCGAATATCTTACAGAATGAGAATGTAGTTAAATCCAGCCAACTCAGCCAGGAAATACGACTTAGTGGTGTTGGCCTTAATAATCGTATGCACTGGCAAACTGGTCTTTATCTTGCCGACGAGGTAGGGTTTTCGCGGACTTCGCTAGTGCTTCCAACTGGCTCATTTGACAGTAACTGGGATCTGGGCTACACCTCAATCGCAGGGTTTGCTCAGGCTACAACCAACCTGATTGCTGGACTTTCTCTGACAGCCGGCGCACGCTACACAAGAGACTATAAGAGCGTGTTACCAGATGTATTCGCGCTAGGTGATGCATCGCAAGGCAGACGAAGTATCCATGCCCCCACATGGCCGTTACTAAAGGGAATCTATCGTCCAATTACCGGGGCCATGAATCCTGGAGATCGTATGCTTCCGAACAGAAAGTTTACCAGGGATTTTGATGCGCTGACCGCCATGGCGAATCTTGCATATAAGTTTAGTGACAACATGATGGCCTATGTCAGCTTCACGGAGGGGTTTAAGAGCGGCGGCTTCGATGCTCGGGTCCCTACTCCCCCACCCGGCTTTGAGGCTAATTCCCCCGATGCAATGCCGACCGACTATGAGCCTGAAACACTGGACAGTTATGAAGTAGGCATTAAGTCAAATACGAGCGATGGACGTCTCAAACTGAACTTGACCCTTTTCCGCGCCGAATACGAGGATGTACAGGTCATAATCCGCCAGTCAATCAACCCCATCACGGTTAACGGAGGCTCAGCCGATCTGCAGGGTATAGAATTGGAAGGAGCTTGGGCGCCTGTTGGCGGATGGACTCTCGTGGCTAATCTGGGGTTTCTGGATGCGGAGTACGATGAACTGAGCACTGACGTTCTCGAAAGTAATACTCCAGTTCTTCCGGGTTCCAGGCTACCTAAAACTCCGCGCGCCACTCATTCGCTTGAAATTGGACGAACGCTTGATATCCGAAATCTGACGGTTGTCCCCAAGATCAACTGGACCTACATGGCATCTCAATACCACGATGCCGTAAATACCCCCCAGCTATTTCAGGAAGGATATCACCTGCTAAACGCTTCAATTAGTTTTGCAACTGCAGACGGAAAATGGGAGGTGGTGTCCGCATTCCGTAATCTCACGGACGAACGCTATCTATTAACAGGAACCTCTGCCTGGGGCACGGCAGCAGCCTACATTGAGCACGTATACGGAAGACCGTTTGAATGGTCTATATCTGCGAAGAGACTGTGGTAG
- a CDS encoding TRAP transporter large permease → MIDGTGIALVAFGALLVLLFIRVPAGLAMLIVGAAGIILIRPTAAVPVVAGEIFAVASRYPLTILPLFILMGNLAAVSGMSQDIYRAAHTWFGRFRGSLASASIIACAGFSALSGSSLAAAMTMGRVSLPEMQRYKYDDSLATGAIAAGGTLGILIPPSAGLVIYGIITEESIGRLFMAGVIPGILLTLLFVFVVRIVVQFNPHKAPQVRVSIPWRESLRITARAFWILCIIIVTIGGIYAGIFSAVEAAGVGALLTLVAAIVRRRLNRKTMAETVRATLKASGIAFLVLLGAFVFKVFLGFTGIAFVASEWVGEQGFSGAQVAAIVLLMFVVLGTFLDGFAMLVLTVPLVQPILESLGVDMIWFGIMIVITLEMGLISPPVGLNIFVVKGVAPDVPVNTMFRGIIPFWLAMGVALILIALMPRLATFLPNAMYG, encoded by the coding sequence ATGATTGACGGCACGGGAATTGCCCTAGTAGCTTTTGGTGCACTGCTCGTCCTGCTTTTCATTCGTGTGCCTGCAGGGCTGGCAATGCTGATCGTGGGAGCCGCAGGAATCATCCTGATTCGTCCTACCGCCGCGGTGCCAGTCGTAGCTGGAGAAATATTCGCGGTCGCTTCTCGATACCCTCTTACGATACTCCCACTGTTCATATTAATGGGGAATCTGGCTGCGGTCTCTGGGATGAGCCAAGATATCTACCGAGCTGCCCATACATGGTTTGGACGTTTCCGAGGCAGTCTTGCGTCGGCTTCAATCATTGCGTGTGCAGGATTCTCGGCCCTTTCGGGGTCGTCCTTAGCAGCTGCAATGACTATGGGTCGCGTTTCTCTTCCAGAGATGCAACGGTACAAGTACGATGACTCGTTGGCTACCGGTGCCATTGCTGCCGGGGGAACACTCGGCATACTGATCCCACCGTCCGCAGGACTGGTCATCTATGGGATCATTACCGAAGAAAGTATCGGACGTCTATTCATGGCCGGGGTAATACCTGGAATTCTGCTAACACTCTTGTTTGTTTTCGTAGTCCGGATCGTCGTGCAATTCAATCCGCATAAAGCTCCTCAGGTCAGGGTATCGATTCCATGGCGGGAAAGCCTTAGGATTACTGCGAGAGCATTTTGGATCCTCTGTATCATCATCGTGACCATCGGTGGTATTTATGCCGGCATCTTTTCAGCCGTCGAAGCGGCGGGGGTAGGAGCGCTACTTACATTGGTCGCTGCAATAGTGCGGCGCAGGTTGAACAGGAAGACTATGGCCGAAACAGTCCGTGCAACGCTCAAGGCGAGCGGTATAGCCTTCCTCGTTCTGTTAGGCGCGTTTGTTTTCAAGGTTTTCCTCGGATTCACTGGAATCGCATTCGTCGCATCTGAGTGGGTTGGAGAACAGGGTTTTTCGGGTGCTCAGGTAGCTGCAATAGTTCTTTTAATGTTCGTTGTATTGGGTACCTTTCTTGACGGTTTTGCCATGCTCGTGCTGACTGTTCCCCTAGTTCAACCGATTCTCGAGTCCTTAGGAGTTGATATGATTTGGTTTGGTATCATGATCGTCATTACACTTGAAATGGGCTTGATATCGCCTCCAGTTGGATTGAATATCTTCGTGGTAAAGGGCGTAGCCCCCGATGTGCCAGTAAACACGATGTTTCGCGGTATCATTCCATTCTGGCTCGCGATGGGCGTGGCGTTGATTCTGATTGCACTGATGCCCCGACTTGCGACCTTTTTGCCGAACGCCATGTATGGATGA
- a CDS encoding TRAP transporter small permease — protein sequence MRIFENHISSITRLEGYCRLLITGFGIVGGAALTVLLGVTVAEVFWRYILNDSLIWAEDLSTMSLTVVVSAAIAYGAGEGAHVCVNLIARIWGRPITRVTDLIARLLGVGVTAMAAFALFSHGSCGLPCGAATSSVSIPHAPFYFILGASLAVYGLLLTSQAVLGLASWNTEDPNEPPE from the coding sequence ATGAGAATTTTCGAAAACCACATTTCCAGTATCACGCGATTGGAGGGGTATTGCCGGCTTTTGATTACAGGCTTCGGGATTGTCGGCGGTGCAGCGCTTACGGTGCTTTTGGGAGTCACGGTGGCCGAAGTCTTCTGGCGCTACATTCTGAATGATTCACTCATCTGGGCTGAGGATCTTTCCACGATGTCACTTACGGTCGTGGTGTCGGCGGCGATCGCTTATGGTGCAGGGGAGGGGGCTCACGTTTGTGTGAATTTGATCGCACGTATTTGGGGCCGGCCGATCACTAGAGTCACAGATTTGATTGCTCGTCTTCTTGGCGTTGGAGTGACGGCAATGGCTGCGTTTGCCCTGTTTTCCCATGGGAGTTGCGGCCTTCCCTGTGGTGCTGCGACCAGCAGCGTTTCAATCCCTCACGCACCATTCTATTTTATTTTGGGAGCATCGCTTGCAGTTTACGGATTGTTGCTCACATCCCAAGCGGTCCTTGGGCTTGCTTCATGGAATACAGAGGATCCTAATGAACCACCCGAATGA